One genomic region from Nymphaea colorata isolate Beijing-Zhang1983 chromosome 12, ASM883128v2, whole genome shotgun sequence encodes:
- the LOC116265505 gene encoding protein TOPLESS-RELATED PROTEIN 2-like isoform X2, with product MSSLSRELVFLILQFLDEEKFKETVHKLEQESGFFFNMKHFEDQVQAGEWDEVERYLGGFTKVEDNRYSMKIFFEIRKQKYLEALDRQDRAKAVEILVKDLKVFASFNEELFKEITQLLTLDNFRHNEQLSKYGDTKSARNIMLLELKKLIEANPLFRDKLVFPSFKASRLRTLINQSLNWQHQLCKNPRPNPDIKTLFVDHSCSPTNGTRAPPPANSPLVGAIPKAGTFPAIGAHNPFQTVVSASPSAIGWMTNPAPTMQHPAVASGPAGLVQPPNAAAFLKHPRTPPGATSMDYQSADSEHLMKRMRTGQPDEVSFSSSAHPQNIYSQDDLPKTVVRTLNQGSNVMSMDFHPQQHTILLVGTNVGDIAIWEVGSKERIAHKTFRVWDVSAYSLTLQTSLMKDATISVNRCVWGPDGSILGVAFSKHIVQTYMYTPTGELRQHLEIDAHAGGVNDIAFSLPNKQLCIITCGDDKTIKVWDASGGRKLYVFEGHEAPVYSVCPHHKEAIQFIFSTAIDGKIKAWLYDTMGSRVDYDAPGHWCTTMAYSADGTRLFSCGTSKEGDSHLVEWNESEGSIKRTYSGFRKRSLGVVQFDTTRNHFLAAGDEFQIKFWDMDNSNILTTTDAEGGLAASPRLRFNKEGSLLAVTTADNGIKILANSDGQRLIRMLESRAFEGPRGPSESMNTKPPIVNALAPISNANSSLVSVLERTERIPSAVSMNNLTAVDNTRTPDIKPRISEDGLDKIKSWKLADIVESAQLKALRLPDPLTASKIARLIYTNSGVAILALASNAVHKLWKWQRCDRSPSGKSTASIAPQLWQPASGIPMTNDTSDANSTEESAACIALSKNDSYVMSASGGKVSLFNMMTFKVMTTFIAPPPAATFLAFHPQDNNIIAIGMDDSTIQIYNVRIDEVKTKLKGHQKKITGLAFSQSMNVLVSAGADAQLCVWSIDLWEKKKSRFIPAPPGRPSPLVGETRVQFHNDQTHLLAVHETQIIIYDGKLECLRSWTPRDSLSAPISSAIYSCDGLLIYTGFCDGAVGVFEAESLRLRCRIAPSSYIPPSVSSGGHPTVIASHPSEPNQFALGMSDGAVYVIEPLETEPRWGSPLPHDNGGLPLPLNPSLTSPVSEPPSR from the exons ATGTCATCCTTAAGCAGGGAACTTGTCTTCCTTATCCTACAGTTCTTGGATgaggagaaattcaaggaaacgGTGCATAA GTTGGAACAAGAATCTGGgttctttttcaatatgaaacattttgaggaTCAAGTTCAAGCAGGGGAATGGGATGAGGTGGAAAGATATTTGGGTGGATTTACAAAGGTTGAAGATAATCGTTACtccatgaaaatattttttgagaTAAGAAAGCAGAAGTACCTTGAAGCTCTTGATAG ACAAGACCGGGCAAAAGCAGTTGAGATCCTTGTGAAAGATCTTAAAGTGTTTGCTTCGTTCAATGAAGAGCTGTTCAAGGAAATCACTCAACTTCTTACACTTGATAACTTCAG GCATAATGAACAACTCTCCAAGTATGGGGATACAAAGTCAGCCCGCAATATCATGCTTTTAGAGCTCAAAAAGTTGATTGAGGCAAATCCACTATTCCGAGACAAGCTTGTTTTTCCATCATTTAAAGCATCTCGCCTTCGGACATTGATTAACCAAAG TCTGAATTGGCAGCACCAACTGTGCAAGAATCCACGGCCGAACCCGGACATAAAGACACTTTTTGTTGATCACTCATGCTCACCTACCAATGGTACACGAGCACCACCTCCTGCAAACAGCCCTCTTGTAGGAGCAATTCCTAAAGCTGGGACATTTCCTGCAATTGGTGCACACAAT CCATTTCAGACTGTTGTTTCAGCATCTCCTAGTGCAATTGGATGGATGACAAATCCTGCTCCCACCATGCAACATCCTGCTGTGGCTTCTGGACCAGCAGGTCTTGTTCAGCCTCCAAATGCTG CTGCATTTCTGAAGCACCCAAGAACTCCTCCTGGTGCTACTAGTATGGATTATCAATCAGCTGATTCAGAGCATTTGATGAAGCGGATGAGAACTGGCCAACCAGATGAG GTTTCATTCTCAAGCTCTGCTCATCCTCAGAACATTTATTCACAAGATGACCTTCCAAAGACCGTTGTGAGGACACTTAACCAAGGGTCCAATGTAATGAGCATGGACTTCCATCCACAACAACACACCATTCTTTTAG TTGGAACAAATGTTGGTGATATTGCAATCTGGGAAGTGGGATCAAAGGAAAGAATAGCACATAAGACTTTCAGGGTGTGGGACGTCTCTGCCTATTCTTTGACGCTTCAG ACATCATTGATGAAGGATGCTACTATATCTGTAAATCGTTGTGTGTGGGGCCCAGATGGTTCTATACTTG GTGTTGCATTCTCCAAGCACATTGTTCAGACGTACATGTACACCCCCACTGGTGAACTGAGGCAACACTTAGAG ATTGATGCCCATGCTGGTGGAGTCAATGATATTGCTTTCTCCCTGCCCAACAAGCAACTCTGCATAATCACATGTGGTGATGATAAGACAATCAAG GTTTGGGATGCTTCTGGAGGTCGTAAGCTTTATGTCTTTGAAGGCCATGAAGCCCCAGTTTATTCTGTATGCCCACATCATAAAGAAGCAATTCAG TTCATTTTCTCTACTGCTATTGATGGAAAAATCAAAGCATGGTTGTATGATACCATGGGATCCAGAGTTGACTATGATGCTCCTGGCCACTGGTGTACGACTATGGCATACAGTGCAGATGGAACAAG GCTCTTTTCTTGTGGGACTAGCAAAGAAGGTGACTCCCACCTAGTAGAGTGGAATGAGAGTGAAGGATCAATAAAAAGAACATATTCTGGGTTTAGAAAACGATCTTTAGGTGTCGTTCAGTTTGACACAACACGGAATCATTTCTTAGCAGCTGGTGATGAATTCCAAATCAAGTTCTGGGATATGGATAATAGCAACATTTTAACAACAACAGATGCTGAAGGAGGATTGGCG GCTAGTCCTCGATTGAGATTCAACAAAGAAGGTTCGTTACTTGCCGTTACAACTGCTGACAATGGCATCAAAATATTGGCAAATAGTGATGGGCAGAGACTTATCAGGATGCTAGAGAGCAGAGCTTTTGAAGGCCCTAGAGGTCCCTCTGAATCAATGAACACTAAG CCTCCAATTGTCAATGCACTGGCTCCCATTTCAAATGCCAATTCCTCTCTTGTTTCTGTGCTTGAACGTACTGAGAGAATTCCATCGGCCGTGTCAATGAACAATTTG ACTGCAGTTGACAACACGAGAACACCTGATATTAAACCAAGGATCTCAGAAGATGGACTGGACAAGATCAAAAGTTGGAAATTGGCTGATATTGTTGAGTCAGCACAACTTAAGGCCTTGCGGTTGCCTGACCCCTTGACTGCAAGCAAG ATTGCAAGATTGATATACACAAACTCAGGTGTAGCAATCTTAGCCCTTGCCTCCAATGCTGTTCATAAGTTGTGGAAATGGCAGAGATGTGATAGAAGCCCATCTGGCAAG TCTACTGCTTCTATTGCACCTCAGCTATGGCAACCTGCAAGTGGAATTCCTATGACTAATGACACAAGTGATGCTAATTCCACAGAAGAATCTGCTGCATGTATTGCTTTGTCTAAGAACGATTCTTATGTCATGTCTGCATCCGGCGGGAAGGTTTCCCTCTTTAATATGATGACATTCAAG GTTATGACGACTTTCATTGCACCTCCTCCAGCTGCTACTTTTCTAGCATTCCATCCTCAGGATAACAATATTATTGCAATAGGAATGGATGATTCGACAATCCAAATATACAATGTCAGAATAGACGAG GTTAAAACCAAGCTCAAGGGCCACCAGAAGAAGATTACCGGTCTTGCATTTTCACAGTCCATGAATGTATTGGTATCTGCTGGTGCTGATGCACAG CTATGTGTCTGGAGCATAGATTTGTGGGAGAAGAAGAAGTCAAGGTTCATCCCGGCTCCTCCTGGACGCCCATCCCCGTTGGTTGGAGAGACAAGGGTTCAATTTCACAATGATCAGACTCACTTATTAGCTGTTCATGAAACTCAGATAATCATCTATGATGGGAAACTCGAGTGTCTGCGATCT TGGACCCCGAGGGACTCACTCTCAGCACCCATTTCAAGTGCCATCTACTCGTGTGACGGTTTGCTGATTTATACTGGGTTTTGTGATGGTGCAGTTGGCGTCTTTGAGGCAGAGTCTCTAAGATTACGGTGTCGCATCGCACCATCATCCTATATCCCACCTTCAGTTTCTAG
- the LOC116265505 gene encoding protein TOPLESS-RELATED PROTEIN 2-like isoform X1 has product MSSLSRELVFLILQFLDEEKFKETVHKLEQESGFFFNMKHFEDQVQAGEWDEVERYLGGFTKVEDNRYSMKIFFEIRKQKYLEALDRQDRAKAVEILVKDLKVFASFNEELFKEITQLLTLDNFRHNEQLSKYGDTKSARNIMLLELKKLIEANPLFRDKLVFPSFKASRLRTLINQSLNWQHQLCKNPRPNPDIKTLFVDHSCSPTNGTRAPPPANSPLVGAIPKAGTFPAIGAHNPFQTVVSASPSAIGWMTNPAPTMQHPAVASGPAGLVQPPNAAAFLKHPRTPPGATSMDYQSADSEHLMKRMRTGQPDEVSFSSSAHPQNIYSQDDLPKTVVRTLNQGSNVMSMDFHPQQHTILLVGTNVGDIAIWEVGSKERIAHKTFRVWDVSAYSLTLQTSLMKDATISVNRCVWGPDGSILGVAFSKHIVQTYMYTPTGELRQHLEIDAHAGGVNDIAFSLPNKQLCIITCGDDKTIKVWDASGGRKLYVFEGHEAPVYSVCPHHKEAIQFIFSTAIDGKIKAWLYDTMGSRVDYDAPGHWCTTMAYSADGTRLFSCGTSKEGDSHLVEWNESEGSIKRTYSGFRKRSLGVVQFDTTRNHFLAAGDEFQIKFWDMDNSNILTTTDAEGGLAASPRLRFNKEGSLLAVTTADNGIKILANSDGQRLIRMLESRAFEGPRGPSESMNTKPPIVNALAPISNANSSLVSVLERTERIPSAVSMNNLTAVDNTRTPDIKPRISEDGLDKIKSWKLADIVESAQLKALRLPDPLTASKIARLIYTNSGVAILALASNAVHKLWKWQRCDRSPSGKSTASIAPQLWQPASGIPMTNDTSDANSTEESAACIALSKNDSYVMSASGGKVSLFNMMTFKVMTTFIAPPPAATFLAFHPQDNNIIAIGMDDSTIQIYNVRIDEVKTKLKGHQKKITGLAFSQSMNVLVSAGADAQLCVWSIDLWEKKKSRFIPAPPGRPSPLVGETRVQFHNDQTHLLAVHETQIIIYDGKLECLRSWTPRDSLSAPISSAIYSCDGLLIYTGFCDGAVGVFEAESLRLRCRIAPSSYIPPSVSSSGGHPTVIASHPSEPNQFALGMSDGAVYVIEPLETEPRWGSPLPHDNGGLPLPLNPSLTSPVSEPPSR; this is encoded by the exons ATGTCATCCTTAAGCAGGGAACTTGTCTTCCTTATCCTACAGTTCTTGGATgaggagaaattcaaggaaacgGTGCATAA GTTGGAACAAGAATCTGGgttctttttcaatatgaaacattttgaggaTCAAGTTCAAGCAGGGGAATGGGATGAGGTGGAAAGATATTTGGGTGGATTTACAAAGGTTGAAGATAATCGTTACtccatgaaaatattttttgagaTAAGAAAGCAGAAGTACCTTGAAGCTCTTGATAG ACAAGACCGGGCAAAAGCAGTTGAGATCCTTGTGAAAGATCTTAAAGTGTTTGCTTCGTTCAATGAAGAGCTGTTCAAGGAAATCACTCAACTTCTTACACTTGATAACTTCAG GCATAATGAACAACTCTCCAAGTATGGGGATACAAAGTCAGCCCGCAATATCATGCTTTTAGAGCTCAAAAAGTTGATTGAGGCAAATCCACTATTCCGAGACAAGCTTGTTTTTCCATCATTTAAAGCATCTCGCCTTCGGACATTGATTAACCAAAG TCTGAATTGGCAGCACCAACTGTGCAAGAATCCACGGCCGAACCCGGACATAAAGACACTTTTTGTTGATCACTCATGCTCACCTACCAATGGTACACGAGCACCACCTCCTGCAAACAGCCCTCTTGTAGGAGCAATTCCTAAAGCTGGGACATTTCCTGCAATTGGTGCACACAAT CCATTTCAGACTGTTGTTTCAGCATCTCCTAGTGCAATTGGATGGATGACAAATCCTGCTCCCACCATGCAACATCCTGCTGTGGCTTCTGGACCAGCAGGTCTTGTTCAGCCTCCAAATGCTG CTGCATTTCTGAAGCACCCAAGAACTCCTCCTGGTGCTACTAGTATGGATTATCAATCAGCTGATTCAGAGCATTTGATGAAGCGGATGAGAACTGGCCAACCAGATGAG GTTTCATTCTCAAGCTCTGCTCATCCTCAGAACATTTATTCACAAGATGACCTTCCAAAGACCGTTGTGAGGACACTTAACCAAGGGTCCAATGTAATGAGCATGGACTTCCATCCACAACAACACACCATTCTTTTAG TTGGAACAAATGTTGGTGATATTGCAATCTGGGAAGTGGGATCAAAGGAAAGAATAGCACATAAGACTTTCAGGGTGTGGGACGTCTCTGCCTATTCTTTGACGCTTCAG ACATCATTGATGAAGGATGCTACTATATCTGTAAATCGTTGTGTGTGGGGCCCAGATGGTTCTATACTTG GTGTTGCATTCTCCAAGCACATTGTTCAGACGTACATGTACACCCCCACTGGTGAACTGAGGCAACACTTAGAG ATTGATGCCCATGCTGGTGGAGTCAATGATATTGCTTTCTCCCTGCCCAACAAGCAACTCTGCATAATCACATGTGGTGATGATAAGACAATCAAG GTTTGGGATGCTTCTGGAGGTCGTAAGCTTTATGTCTTTGAAGGCCATGAAGCCCCAGTTTATTCTGTATGCCCACATCATAAAGAAGCAATTCAG TTCATTTTCTCTACTGCTATTGATGGAAAAATCAAAGCATGGTTGTATGATACCATGGGATCCAGAGTTGACTATGATGCTCCTGGCCACTGGTGTACGACTATGGCATACAGTGCAGATGGAACAAG GCTCTTTTCTTGTGGGACTAGCAAAGAAGGTGACTCCCACCTAGTAGAGTGGAATGAGAGTGAAGGATCAATAAAAAGAACATATTCTGGGTTTAGAAAACGATCTTTAGGTGTCGTTCAGTTTGACACAACACGGAATCATTTCTTAGCAGCTGGTGATGAATTCCAAATCAAGTTCTGGGATATGGATAATAGCAACATTTTAACAACAACAGATGCTGAAGGAGGATTGGCG GCTAGTCCTCGATTGAGATTCAACAAAGAAGGTTCGTTACTTGCCGTTACAACTGCTGACAATGGCATCAAAATATTGGCAAATAGTGATGGGCAGAGACTTATCAGGATGCTAGAGAGCAGAGCTTTTGAAGGCCCTAGAGGTCCCTCTGAATCAATGAACACTAAG CCTCCAATTGTCAATGCACTGGCTCCCATTTCAAATGCCAATTCCTCTCTTGTTTCTGTGCTTGAACGTACTGAGAGAATTCCATCGGCCGTGTCAATGAACAATTTG ACTGCAGTTGACAACACGAGAACACCTGATATTAAACCAAGGATCTCAGAAGATGGACTGGACAAGATCAAAAGTTGGAAATTGGCTGATATTGTTGAGTCAGCACAACTTAAGGCCTTGCGGTTGCCTGACCCCTTGACTGCAAGCAAG ATTGCAAGATTGATATACACAAACTCAGGTGTAGCAATCTTAGCCCTTGCCTCCAATGCTGTTCATAAGTTGTGGAAATGGCAGAGATGTGATAGAAGCCCATCTGGCAAG TCTACTGCTTCTATTGCACCTCAGCTATGGCAACCTGCAAGTGGAATTCCTATGACTAATGACACAAGTGATGCTAATTCCACAGAAGAATCTGCTGCATGTATTGCTTTGTCTAAGAACGATTCTTATGTCATGTCTGCATCCGGCGGGAAGGTTTCCCTCTTTAATATGATGACATTCAAG GTTATGACGACTTTCATTGCACCTCCTCCAGCTGCTACTTTTCTAGCATTCCATCCTCAGGATAACAATATTATTGCAATAGGAATGGATGATTCGACAATCCAAATATACAATGTCAGAATAGACGAG GTTAAAACCAAGCTCAAGGGCCACCAGAAGAAGATTACCGGTCTTGCATTTTCACAGTCCATGAATGTATTGGTATCTGCTGGTGCTGATGCACAG CTATGTGTCTGGAGCATAGATTTGTGGGAGAAGAAGAAGTCAAGGTTCATCCCGGCTCCTCCTGGACGCCCATCCCCGTTGGTTGGAGAGACAAGGGTTCAATTTCACAATGATCAGACTCACTTATTAGCTGTTCATGAAACTCAGATAATCATCTATGATGGGAAACTCGAGTGTCTGCGATCT TGGACCCCGAGGGACTCACTCTCAGCACCCATTTCAAGTGCCATCTACTCGTGTGACGGTTTGCTGATTTATACTGGGTTTTGTGATGGTGCAGTTGGCGTCTTTGAGGCAGAGTCTCTAAGATTACGGTGTCGCATCGCACCATCATCCTATATCCCACCTTCAGTTTCTAG